CTTTCATTATAGCTCTGCCATGCACCATAGTCTCTTTGATAGCTGTCGTTAAATCAATCTATTAAGAATCACCATTTTTGTATCAGTGCAGCTTAAGTGTTATTAGATCTTTCATTTGATAAATACTTGGCTGCAAATGGCAGATCAATCTGGTTGCACTCGGCACAACTGCAGCATGTGGCTACACTTCGTAATAAATTGCGAACATAATTGGGCATATAGAGGACATAATAGTGCATACTATGATTTTTTTTTAGATTTCTACACGAGAATTAAATAAATATAAAGTATCATACCGGGTTTGCCTCCCGTAAGCGCTTTCTTTATATCCATGTAGTTAGGCTTTCATTTTTAATTATGCCCACAAATTATAAGTAATAATACTTTGAAACAATAACATATACATTTGGGAAGTTTGAATATTCAAAAAACGTAGATGAAAAGGAAATGAACTTACAGTTGCAGACAAATCATAAAGATAACATTTCATCTCTATAATTCTAGTCAACGAGTTGCGACAAGGTCCCCCATCAGCCCTCCACCAAGTTCATAGTGCTTGGCAGAAGAGAACCCAGCTTCTTTGGCTAACTTCTCCAACTCCTCTCCTAGAGGAgagataaaaacaaaaacaagcttGATGTAAATACAGGAGTTATAAAATCGCCAAGCAGCACATAGTCACTTGCTAAATGACAGCAACCACTCCAGCGTTTGGAAGAAAAGAATGGATCGTTTCATTTTTTGAAATAGACCAAATCCATTCATCTATATGATGCTGTGTCATTGGGCATGAAGGAGATAGGTGTCCTAGTGTAGCCCATCAGGAAAGGTTGAGATATCCATCAGTATACTTGTGCCACCATAGTGACCTACGCAAATCTTGAGATATAGTTCTTTTTTAAGGTTTGTCCTCCTGGCCTCTGCATCATGCGGTGCACACAGCCAATTTTCTAATTAAGCAACTTACAAAACATTGATGCCAAAATTGATCTACATAATGGTACAAAAGGAAGGCCAGGATGTGGTTGGTTTCTTCTACAACTGGAACAACCACCTAAACGACGCTAGAACAGATAAAGAACAACACTATTCTAGCTTTATCCTCATGCAAAGTTTATTTTACTTGATGATGTGATATATCTTTTTCAATCAAGATAGCACAAATGGAACATGTATCCTATACCTGTAAGATACTCTGATATGGAACTTTTCAAGTACTTGTACTCTTCCGTTAGTCCATAGCTACTTGCTAGAGGAACCACGacattatcaattgcccaactctgTCCAAGAAAAAATGTCACCTAGGTTAGGAAGATTGTAGGACAAATTTAAAACAtcattaggctggtgccaatgcatcaccccactctcacccgccacgtcagcttttacctccactctcaccccactctcaccccacggtgccagtgcacgggctatagtgccagctctcacttctctctcctccctaccacctccctaccgcctccctaccgcccccactagcaccgctatcgcctccctctcgccccgctctcgcctccaacgcgggctataggcgggcggtaccgcccccTACCGCCGGGCGGTGGATCCACCGCCCGCCGCTAGCgtctcgcccgcctctcgcctccctctcgccccgacgcgggcggtaccgccccgcctccagcccgcgttggcaccagccttaaaTGGGCTAAGATGTCACCATTTAACTATTTGATGTTGCTAGACATGGTGGATCAGCGACAAATTGGTCTTTGTCAATGAAATTAACATGCCAAATTTATCTGTACAATGCATCCAAGACGGGTTGAAATTTTACCTGCAACGATGCCGTGAAAAATGACGAGCTCTTGTTAAAATCCAGTATAGATGCTCTTGATCCTGCAGTTCAGTAGAAGTAAACCATGAGAATTCAGGCTGAACTGGAATGAAACTCGAACCCTATAGCCAACCTGGTTGTAGGACcctacaaatctctctcattgctTTGGGTTTGTCAACTACATTGCGCAATCCATAACCAACTGTAACAGCATCGAAGTAGCGGTCTGGGAAAGGTAGATCGAGTGCATCGCCCTCGATCCATCTGCGATTCACAGGAGTCAGAAGCTAGCCAAGCACTCGAGCTGTTAACCTGACAAAATTACATCCTCACAAAGCTACAAATAGCAGGAAGTTCAAATTTTTGCAAGCTCTCACATTGAGGGTGCTCACTTGATGTTCTTGTAGCAGCTCTTCCAGCGTTGTTCCTGACGGCTAGCAGCAGTTTGCAGCTGCTGCCTTGAGAAATCGACAGCCATCACCTGCCACATTTGAGAGGCTGAACCATAAGCTTGCCAGGAAATTCTGAACCCTGCTGAAGCGAATCCGACATTTCAAGACCAACCTCTCCTTCTATGCCGACCTTCTGCGACAGCAGGAACGCCAAATCCCCGCTCCCGCAGCAGAGATCAAGAACCCTGTCCCCTCTCTTCGCCCTGACATCCAGAGAACAAATTTTTGCATGAAACAATTGTAAAACTGAACGTCTTTCTGAATTCATTCACATCAGTATGAATGACTAGCAGTGGCGATGTAATGTACATGGACCAAGAGACGCAGATGCGCTTCCACGTCCGGTGCTGCCCCAGGCTGAGCACGTCGTTGAGCTACAAGGAAGGCAGCACCGCGCTGTCGTCAGCATCTGCACTAATTTCGCGAGAGCTGAAAGAGGGAGGGGAGCGGGAGTGTACGGACTTGGTCGTATACGGGGGCGATGCGGCTGAAGAGGGCCTGCCGCTCGTCGGCCGCGGACGAGCAGCGCACGGCGACAGAGCCGCGGCGGTGTCGCCGGCCACCGCCGTGGCtggacgccgccgccgcggcggTTACGGAAATCGCCGCGGCTATGGTGCTCATCGGTGTCCGTTGGCTCGCACCCGCCACCTGATTTTAGGATAGGTTACTGCGACTAGGTTTGACTGATGACCAATTGACTCTTTTGCCCCTGCCTCTGAAAGTCTGAAGCGATTTGGCAGTTCTCGactctcgccgccgccgccgaggtcTGCATCCCGGGTGGAGAGCGAGGTCTAGGGATGGATTTGGGCTCCTGCAACCTCGGCGGCAACGCCGACGCGGTGGAGTTCTGCCCGCACCGGCCCTTCCGCCACGTCCTGGCCGCCGCCACGTACACGCTGCAGGAGCAGGCGGgggaggagcagcagcaggaCCGCGCGGGCACCGTGTCGCTCTTCTCCGTCGATGCTGCCGCGGAGGACGAGTCCAGGCGGCTCCGGCTGCTCCATACGGTGGAGACCGCCGGCGTCTTCGACATGAAGTGGAGCCCTACGGAGCCGCTGCTCGCGCAGGCCGATGCCCACGGCCGCCTCGTGCTCCGGCGCCTCGAGCAGGAGGATGGCTCGGAAGAAGGTGTTGCTTGCTCCTCCTTCTGCTTTTATCCTAGTATTATATATAATTATCGAAACAAAAATGTTGTTGTTCAGAAAAGGGATGTGTTAGTGCAACTGGGTAAGCATCTACTAGCAAAGCTTCCATTAGCTGTGACAACAACTATTCATGAATAGAATTGAGACAGTCACCAAGGAAATAATGATATTTTCCGGCCTCTGAATACATTCAGGCGGATGGTGGTGAGCGGTGCTTGCTGAAATATTTTGGGGTTCACAGTAGCCATAGTAAATCTAGCGGCTGTTTAGATTTTGGTCACCAATGGTCATACTATAATAAACATATAAAGGTTAATCTGGATTCACAACAAACGATATTGGGGAAAGCTTTCATTACTTTTTTGAGAAGGCGTAATTTCCTGCTAATCGGTGATCAAAGTAAATTTGGGTTGCGATAC
This region of Lolium perenne isolate Kyuss_39 chromosome 2, Kyuss_2.0, whole genome shotgun sequence genomic DNA includes:
- the LOC127335522 gene encoding 2-phytyl-1,4-beta-naphthoquinone methyltransferase, chloroplastic, with translation MSTIAAAISVTAAAAASSHGGGRRHRRGSVAVRCSSAADERQALFSRIAPVYDQLNDVLSLGQHRTWKRICVSWSMAKRGDRVLDLCCGSGDLAFLLSQKVGIEGEVMAVDFSRQQLQTAASRQEQRWKSCYKNIKWIEGDALDLPFPDRYFDAVTVGYGLRNVVDKPKAMREICRVLQPGSRASILDFNKSSSFFTASLQSWAIDNVVVPLASSYGLTEEYKYLKSSISEYLTGEELEKLAKEAGFSSAKHYELGGGLMGDLVATR